The DNA region AGAAGCTATTGATTATCTTATGACTTATGATTGGCCTGGCAATATTAGGGAGCTTGAAAATGTAATTGAAAGAGCTATAAATTTACTTGATTCTGATTTAGTAATAAAACCAGAGCATTTACCAACAAGGCTTACCAGTAACAAGTTAAAGAAATATAAATTAAAGAGTAGATACTTAAAAGAAATTATTGAAGAGGTAGAAAAAGAAGTAATATCAGAGTGCTTAAAAGAATGTGGAGGTAATAAGAATAAAGCATCTAAGATATTAGGTATAAGTAGAGCAGGGCTATATAATAAGATAAAGCAATACAATTTAGAAGATGAATAAAAAATATACATGTAAATTTAATTTACATCGCTGTAAAATAACATAATAGCTTGAGTATAGTTAGAAAACCGACAACATGTAAAATGTTTTTACATGCTGTCGATTTTTTTATAAACAATAGCTGTAAATTCAGATTTTTAAGACAACTTTGAATTACAGTAGCTATGGGAACTTTGAAAAAAAATTAACAAACTTAAACTTTAAATGAAAATTTGGCATGGTAATTGCTACATATATATAATGTAATTAAAAAATTAAAAGGGAGGTAAAAAAATGAGAGTTAAAGTACTTAAAGCAGAAGAAGCAGTAAAAATGATACAAGATAATTCAACAGTTGCCACAGGAGGTTTCGTTGGGATTGGAGTTCCTGAAGAAGTTGAATTGGCTTTAGAAAAACGCTTTCTAGAGGAAAAAAGTCCAAAGGATTTAACATTAGTTTATGCAGCGGGACAAGGAGATGGAAGAGATAGAGGATTAAATCGCTTTGGACATGAAGGACTAGTGAAAAGAGTAATAGGTGGACACTGGGGATTAGTACCTAAACTACAAAAACTAGCATTAGATAATAAAATAGAAGCTTATAACCTTCCACAGGGTGTAATTTCTCATATGTTTAGAGACATAGCAGCAGGAAAACCAGGAACATTGACTCATGTAGGATTAAAAACTTTTGTTGACCCTAGACTTGAGGGTGGAAAAATTAATGATATAACAAAGGAAGATATAGTAAGAGTTATGGAAATTGACGATGAAGAGTACTTATTTTATAAAACATTCCCAATAGATGTAGCTTTATTAAGAGGAACATATGCAGATGAAAATGGAAATATTACTATGGAAGAGGAAGCTGTATCATTAGAAGCTCTTTCTATAGCAGCGGCATGTAAAAATTCTGGAGGTAAAGTAATCGTACAAGTTAAGAAAATAGTAAAAGCAGGTTCATTAGATCCTAAATTAGTTAAAATACCAGGAATATATGTAGATGCTGTAGTAGTAGCTGAAGAAGAGGAAAATCATATGCAAACATATGAACATTACTATAATTCAGCTTTTTCAGGAAATACATTAGTACCTGTTGATTCAATAGAAAAATACCCACTTAACCCTAGAAAGATTATTGCTAGAAGAGCAGCTATGGAATTAAAGTCAGGTGCAGTAGTTAACCTTGGTATAGGAGTACCAGAAGTAATAGCTATGGTTGCTAATGAAGAAGGACAAGGAGATAAAATGGTATTAACAGTTGAGTCTGGTCCTGTAGGAGGAGTTCCAGCTGGAGGATTAAGCTTCGGAGCTTCATCAAATCCAGAAGCAATATTAGACCAACCATATCAGTTTGACTTCTATGATGGTGGAGGATTAGATTTAGCATTCTTAGGATTAGCTCAATGTGATAAGAAAGGTAATATTAACGTATCAAAATTCGGTCCAAAGATAGCTGGATGTGGTGGATTTATTAATATTACACAAAACGCTAAAAAAGTTGTTTACTGTGGTACATTTACAGCTGGAGGATTAAAAGTAGAAGCTAAAGATGGTAAATTAGAAATATTAAATGAAGGTAAGGTTAAGAAATTTGTAGAGGAAGTAGAGCAAGTTACTTTCAGTGGAGAATATGCAGTAGAAACAAATACACCTATTCTATACATCACTGAAAGAGCTGTATTTGAATTATCAGAAGTAGGACTAGTTCTTAAGGAAATAGCTCCAGGAGTAGACCTACAAAAGGATATATTAGCCCAAATGGGATTCGAACCTATTATATCTGGAGACTTAAAAGAAATGGATTCAAGTATTTTTACAGACGAGTCTATGAACTTAGAAATAGCTTAATTAATTGTTGAGGGACTATAAGTCCCTCAACAATAAAAAAGTAAGATATGCATCAAAAACTCTAAAACTAAATGTTTTAGAGATATAAAATAAATCAAACAAAAACTAGAGGAGGTAAAGTAATGTTAGGAGTTATTGCTATTATT from Caldisalinibacter kiritimatiensis includes:
- a CDS encoding acetyl-CoA--acetoacetyl-CoA transferase subunit alpha, with protein sequence MRVKVLKAEEAVKMIQDNSTVATGGFVGIGVPEEVELALEKRFLEEKSPKDLTLVYAAGQGDGRDRGLNRFGHEGLVKRVIGGHWGLVPKLQKLALDNKIEAYNLPQGVISHMFRDIAAGKPGTLTHVGLKTFVDPRLEGGKINDITKEDIVRVMEIDDEEYLFYKTFPIDVALLRGTYADENGNITMEEEAVSLEALSIAAACKNSGGKVIVQVKKIVKAGSLDPKLVKIPGIYVDAVVVAEEEENHMQTYEHYYNSAFSGNTLVPVDSIEKYPLNPRKIIARRAAMELKSGAVVNLGIGVPEVIAMVANEEGQGDKMVLTVESGPVGGVPAGGLSFGASSNPEAILDQPYQFDFYDGGGLDLAFLGLAQCDKKGNINVSKFGPKIAGCGGFINITQNAKKVVYCGTFTAGGLKVEAKDGKLEILNEGKVKKFVEEVEQVTFSGEYAVETNTPILYITERAVFELSEVGLVLKEIAPGVDLQKDILAQMGFEPIISGDLKEMDSSIFTDESMNLEIA